A DNA window from Polyodon spathula isolate WHYD16114869_AA chromosome 18, ASM1765450v1, whole genome shotgun sequence contains the following coding sequences:
- the LOC121331141 gene encoding heparan sulfate glucosamine 3-O-sulfotransferase 4-like translates to MAFWSTTPVFTSKVPRKIVFMFTLSLSVTCLFYSLMSCYSTLQFPLQENYLYQTRLVTEESTLAALRKKLYSATSSQGYFSENVAQSTTEQTLTAGYAVSVAVIKGIGTLETEERATGWVKSQLAPTEMITGRNVVFEREQHQESRTTDDELIRRGNSTATPDYGEKKLPHAIIIGVKKGGTRALLEALRVHPDVRAVGVEPHFFDRNYEKGFAWYRRTKNRRTGAHRSTRTVIEIIDMDFA, encoded by the exons ATGGCATTTTGGTCCACCACTCCAGTTTTTACCTCTAAAGTGCCTCGAAAGATTGTATTCATgttcactctctccctctctgtcaccTGCTTATTCTACAGTTTGATGAGCTGTTACAGCACCCTGCAGTTCCCCCTGCAAGAAAACTACCTCTACCAAACCAGGCTAGTGACAGAAGAGTCCACTTTGGCTGCGTTACGAAAAAAACTTTATTCTGCCACATCATCACAGGGCTATTTCAGCGAAAATGTGGCACAAAGCACCACTGAGCAGACGCTGACAGCGGGCTATGCAGTCTCCGTCGCAGTCATTAAAGGCATCGGTACTCTGGAAACTGAGGAGAGGGCGACGGGCTGGGTCAAAAGTCAGCTGGCTCCCACAGAAATGATCACGGGTCGAAATGTCGTTTTCGAGAGGGAGCAGCACCAGGAATCCAGAACCACGGACGACGAACTAATACGAAGAGGGAATAGTACAGCCACTCCCGATTATGGGGAGAAAAAGTTACCCCACGCCATTATTATTGGAGTGAAGAAAGGGGGTACCAGGGCTCTTTTGGAAGCCCTGAGGGTCCACCCTGACGTGAGGGCAGTAGGGGTAGAGCCGCACTTCTTTGACAGGAACTACGAGAAGGGATTCGCCTGGTACAG aAGAACGAAGAACAGGCGTACAGGGGCACACAGATCTACTAGGactgtgatcgagatcattgacatggattttgcttAA